The Chitinophagaceae bacterium genome window below encodes:
- a CDS encoding alanine dehydrogenase produces the protein MLKLGLIREGKIPADNRVALTPAQCKWIHKNSADVQVIVQSSSSRSFTDREYKAAGVEVKDDVSECDILFGIKEVPVDQLILNKTYLFFSHTKKAQEHNQKLMQAMVKKNITLIDYECLAHEDGQRIIGFGFFAGIVGAHNGIMAYGNRTGAFKLGRVGDVRDYRQLIHTYFGMKLPKIKIAITGSGRVAHGLLEIMNLLGVNEVEPFDYLHRQYEYPVYVHLKGRDLYERKDDGTYNRDNFHEHPTDYKCSFSPFVKHTDILMNGVYWDKSIPPLFKLDEFRDPSFKIKTIADITNDTGGSIPVNIGDSTISDPVYGVDRTTLQKTAPYLPNSVDIMAVGNLPNELPRDASRYFGEQLIKYVLEDLAKGGSPILERATILKKGQLSEEYSYLKEYAGLR, from the coding sequence ATGCTCAAATTAGGACTCATCAGGGAAGGAAAAATACCGGCAGATAACCGGGTGGCACTTACACCGGCTCAATGTAAATGGATTCATAAAAACTCAGCAGATGTACAAGTAATTGTTCAGTCATCTTCCTCCAGAAGCTTTACTGACAGGGAATACAAGGCTGCCGGAGTTGAAGTGAAAGATGATGTAAGTGAATGTGATATCTTATTCGGTATAAAAGAGGTACCTGTTGATCAGCTGATTCTCAACAAAACCTATCTTTTTTTCTCTCATACCAAAAAGGCCCAGGAGCATAATCAAAAGCTGATGCAGGCTATGGTGAAGAAGAATATTACCCTGATCGATTATGAATGTTTAGCACATGAAGATGGTCAGCGCATCATTGGTTTCGGTTTTTTTGCAGGCATTGTTGGTGCTCATAACGGTATTATGGCCTATGGTAACCGCACTGGAGCTTTCAAACTGGGACGTGTAGGCGATGTAAGAGATTACCGTCAGCTCATTCATACTTACTTTGGAATGAAACTGCCGAAGATAAAAATTGCTATTACGGGGAGCGGTCGTGTTGCACATGGTTTGCTGGAAATTATGAACCTGCTCGGTGTAAATGAAGTGGAGCCATTTGATTATCTGCACCGTCAGTATGAATACCCCGTATATGTTCATTTAAAAGGAAGAGATCTCTACGAACGAAAAGATGATGGCACTTATAACCGTGATAATTTCCATGAACATCCAACTGACTACAAATGCAGTTTCTCTCCCTTTGTAAAGCACACAGATATTTTAATGAATGGTGTGTACTGGGATAAAAGCATTCCGCCATTGTTTAAGCTGGATGAATTCCGTGATCCATCCTTCAAGATTAAAACCATTGCCGATATTACCAATGATACCGGAGGATCAATCCCAGTCAACATCGGTGATTCAACCATTTCAGATCCGGTTTATGGAGTTGACAGAACAACTCTTCAAAAAACAGCTCCATATCTTCCTAATTCAGTTGATATTATGGCTGTTGGTAATCTGCCTAATGAATTGCCAAGAGATGCATCAAGGTATTTTGGCGAACAACTGATTAAGTATGTGCTGGAAGATTTGGCAAAAGGAGGCTCACCTATACTGGAAAGGGCTACTATTCTGAAGAAGGGACAATTGTCTGAAGAATACAGTTACCTGAAAGAATATGCTGGGTTGCGTTGA
- a CDS encoding GIY-YIG nuclease family protein, which translates to MKVRFLSWAQFFFPFFNFEGGFFVSMIYVYVLESLNDATWYTGMAKDVYVRLKEHNAGKNRFTKGHLPWKIIYTEQHTDWASGRVREKYLKSAAGKRWLIKYLNEQGCEGSLPE; encoded by the coding sequence GTGAAGGTTCGATTCCTTTCGTGGGCACAATTTTTTTTCCCGTTCTTCAACTTTGAAGGCGGGTTTTTTGTTTCTATGATTTACGTGTATGTTTTAGAAAGCTTGAATGATGCCACCTGGTATACAGGCATGGCAAAGGATGTGTATGTTCGTTTGAAAGAACATAATGCAGGGAAAAATCGATTTACAAAAGGACATCTTCCGTGGAAAATAATTTATACAGAACAACATACTGATTGGGCATCTGGAAGAGTCAGAGAGAAATATTTAAAATCAGCAGCTGGTAAGCGTTGGTTAATTAAATATCTTAATGAGCAAGGATGTGAAGGTTCCCTGCCCGAATGA
- a CDS encoding NAD-dependent deacylase: MSKKKLVVLSGAGISTESGLKTFRDSDGLWEGYNIEDVATPRAWKKDPQLVLDFYNYRRKNVLDAKPNAAHYGLAELEKDFDVTIITQNIDDLHERAGSTNVMHLHGEILKMRSERRLDLIYEITGDILLGDKAEDGAQLRPYIVWFEEAVPMIEEAVPVVQEADLFVVVGTSLVVYPAAGLLTVADDSIPKFIVDKKIPYTSSVHNLTAIEKPATEGVKELISILTDKNIFLWK; this comes from the coding sequence ATGAGCAAAAAGAAACTGGTGGTTTTATCAGGAGCAGGTATCAGTACTGAGAGTGGACTAAAAACATTTCGGGACAGCGATGGCCTGTGGGAAGGATATAATATTGAAGATGTTGCAACACCAAGAGCATGGAAGAAAGATCCACAGCTTGTTCTTGATTTTTATAATTATCGCCGCAAAAATGTGCTGGACGCAAAGCCTAATGCAGCTCACTATGGGTTGGCAGAATTAGAAAAAGATTTTGATGTAACCATCATTACGCAAAACATCGATGATTTGCATGAACGTGCCGGTTCAACCAATGTAATGCATTTACATGGAGAGATACTCAAGATGAGAAGTGAACGGAGGCTGGATTTGATTTATGAAATAACAGGCGATATTTTATTGGGTGATAAAGCAGAAGATGGTGCCCAGCTTCGTCCGTATATTGTTTGGTTTGAAGAAGCAGTACCAATGATTGAAGAAGCTGTTCCTGTTGTTCAGGAGGCTGATCTGTTTGTTGTGGTGGGAACTTCACTGGTTGTTTACCCTGCTGCAGGATTATTAACTGTAGCTGACGATTCTATTCCCAAATTTATTGTTGATAAAAAGATTCCTTATACTTCTTCTGTACACAATTTAACAGCAATTGAAAAGCCGGCAACTGAAGGAGTGAAGGAATTAATATCAATCTTAACTGATAAAAATATATTCCTGTGGAAATGA
- a CDS encoding saccharopine dehydrogenase NADP-binding domain-containing protein, translating into MKTILVFGAGKSATVLIDYLKNTCAEKNWKLIVADSNLQQAQAKLGNHSHAEAVEVNVTDVDERRMLIETADIVISLLPPFLHIHVVKDCVAIGRNLLNASYVDEAIKNLEAEINSKELLFLCEMGLDPGIDHMSAMQLFDGIRSKGGKITSFKSHCGGLVAPESDDNPWHYKISWNPRNIVMAGQAGAAYKEKNEIIRKEYTHVFEDCKQLQVDELPTLAWYPNRDSLSYIPLYQLQEAETFIRTTLRYADFCKGWDVVVDLGLTNENDAAEIAQYKTFHEWFAGKLRNVEGRDLSLRMYLELYVAEAVHELILEQFAFLETESNNALPAHVKSSADILQYIVEHKLALQPTDKDMIVMLHEIEYTAGNGDQAVINSSLVVKGEDSLRTAMAKTVGLPLGIAAKLILEEKIKLKGLHIPTKKEIYEPVLEELKKFGVEFKEKHS; encoded by the coding sequence TTGAAAACGATTCTTGTATTTGGTGCCGGAAAATCAGCAACTGTATTAATTGACTACCTTAAAAATACCTGTGCAGAAAAAAACTGGAAGCTGATTGTGGCCGACAGTAACCTGCAGCAGGCACAGGCAAAACTGGGAAATCATTCACATGCTGAAGCAGTTGAGGTAAATGTTACAGATGTTGATGAACGGAGAATGCTGATTGAAACGGCTGACATTGTTATTTCTCTCCTGCCTCCTTTTCTGCACATTCATGTGGTGAAAGACTGTGTGGCCATTGGAAGAAATTTACTGAACGCTTCTTACGTTGATGAAGCCATTAAAAATTTAGAAGCAGAAATCAACAGTAAAGAGTTATTATTTCTTTGTGAAATGGGACTTGACCCGGGCATTGATCATATGAGTGCCATGCAATTGTTTGATGGTATCCGTTCAAAAGGTGGAAAGATCACTTCTTTTAAATCGCATTGTGGAGGATTGGTTGCTCCTGAAAGTGATGACAATCCCTGGCATTATAAAATCAGCTGGAACCCAAGAAATATTGTAATGGCCGGACAGGCTGGTGCTGCATACAAAGAGAAGAATGAAATCATTCGCAAAGAATATACACATGTGTTTGAAGATTGTAAGCAGTTGCAGGTTGATGAATTGCCAACCTTAGCCTGGTATCCCAACCGTGATTCGCTGAGTTATATACCACTGTATCAATTGCAGGAAGCTGAAACCTTTATCCGCACAACATTACGCTATGCTGATTTTTGTAAAGGATGGGATGTGGTGGTTGATTTGGGTTTAACCAATGAAAACGATGCTGCTGAAATTGCTCAGTACAAAACTTTTCATGAATGGTTTGCCGGTAAACTCAGAAATGTAGAAGGCAGAGACCTCAGCCTGCGGATGTATCTTGAACTCTATGTTGCGGAAGCTGTGCATGAACTTATTTTAGAACAGTTTGCTTTTCTTGAAACAGAAAGTAATAATGCATTACCTGCACATGTAAAATCAAGCGCTGATATTTTACAATATATTGTTGAACATAAACTGGCATTGCAGCCAACAGATAAGGACATGATTGTGATGCTGCATGAAATTGAATATACTGCAGGCAATGGTGATCAAGCAGTAATTAATTCTTCTTTAGTTGTAAAAGGTGAAGACAGTTTACGAACTGCCATGGCAAAAACAGTTGGCCTGCCATTGGGGATTGCTGCTAAACTCATCCTAGAAGAAAAAATAAAACTGAAAGGATTACATATCCCGACAAAAAAAGAAATTTATGAGCCGGTGCTGGAAGAGTTAAAAAAGTTTGGAGTTGAGTTTAAAGAAAAACACTCCTGA
- a CDS encoding pyruvate dehydrogenase complex E1 component subunit beta yields the protein MRTIAMREALREAMQEEMRRDEKVFLMGEEVAEYNGAYKVSQGMLDEFGAKRVIDTPIAELGFTAVAVGAAQNGLRPIVEFMTWNFAVLAMDQILNTASKMLAMSGGQVGCPIVFRGANGSAGQLGAQHSTAFESYYANIPGLKVISPSNPYDSKGLLKAAIRDNDPVVFMESEVMYGDKGEVPEGEYIIEIGKADIKRPGRDVTIVSFNKMMKVALAAAEELSKEGIEAEVIDLRTIRPLDWFTILESVKKTNRLVIVEEQWPFASISSEIAYRIQKEGFDYLDAPILRITSSDSPMHYAPTLVGAYLPDVPRTVKLVKDVMYMKK from the coding sequence ATGAGAACAATAGCCATGCGTGAAGCCCTGCGTGAAGCGATGCAGGAAGAAATGCGCAGAGACGAGAAGGTTTTTTTAATGGGAGAAGAAGTAGCAGAATACAATGGTGCCTACAAAGTAAGCCAGGGTATGCTGGATGAGTTTGGAGCAAAACGTGTAATTGATACGCCCATTGCTGAACTTGGCTTTACAGCTGTTGCTGTAGGTGCAGCACAAAATGGTCTACGACCCATTGTTGAATTCATGACCTGGAACTTTGCCGTACTGGCTATGGATCAAATCCTGAATACAGCATCAAAAATGCTGGCAATGAGTGGCGGACAGGTTGGTTGCCCGATTGTTTTCCGTGGAGCCAATGGTTCTGCAGGACAGTTAGGTGCACAGCATTCAACTGCTTTTGAAAGTTATTATGCTAATATTCCCGGACTGAAAGTAATTTCTCCCTCCAATCCTTACGATTCCAAAGGTTTGCTGAAAGCGGCTATCCGTGATAATGATCCTGTTGTATTTATGGAAAGTGAAGTGATGTATGGCGATAAAGGTGAAGTTCCTGAAGGGGAATACATCATTGAAATCGGCAAAGCCGATATTAAACGTCCCGGTCGTGATGTAACAATTGTTTCTTTTAATAAAATGATGAAGGTTGCATTGGCTGCTGCTGAAGAACTTTCTAAAGAGGGAATTGAAGCTGAAGTAATTGATTTGCGTACCATCCGTCCTTTGGACTGGTTCACCATTCTTGAAAGTGTGAAAAAGACCAATCGTTTGGTGATTGTTGAAGAACAATGGCCTTTTGCTTCTATTTCATCAGAAATTGCTTACCGCATTCAAAAAGAAGGGTTTGATTACCTGGATGCGCCTATTTTACGCATTACCAGCAGCGATTCGCCAATGCACTATGCCCCAACACTGGTTGGTGCTTATCTGCCCGATGTGCCACGCACTGTGAAGCTGGTAAAGGATGTGATGTACATGAAAAAGTAA
- a CDS encoding sigma-54-dependent Fis family transcriptional regulator, giving the protein MSSILIIDDEKAIRKTLGEILSYEGYQIDDAENGEEGLKRIKEKNYDVVLCDIKMPKVDGLEFLEKARESNPDLPIIMISGHGTIETAVEAVKKGAFDYVAKPPDLNRLLITIRNAMDKQSLVTETKVLKRKVSKVQEMIGDSIALKKIKDTIDKVAPTDARVLITGENGSGKELVARWMHEKSNRSNGPIVEVNCAAIPGELIESELFGHEKGSFTSAIKQRIGKFEQANGGTLFLDEIGDMSLNAQAKVLRALQESKITRVGGEKDITVDVRVIAATNKDLLKEVEAKNFRLDLYHRLSVIIIHVPSLNERREDIPLLTDHFLQQVADDYGQAKKAIDKNAIEALQKHNWSGNIREFRNVIERLVILSGKTITEEDVFNFVIPRA; this is encoded by the coding sequence ATGAGCAGCATTTTAATTATTGATGACGAAAAGGCGATCCGTAAAACACTCGGCGAAATTTTATCTTACGAAGGTTACCAGATTGATGATGCAGAAAACGGGGAAGAAGGATTAAAGAGAATTAAAGAGAAAAATTATGATGTGGTATTATGCGATATCAAAATGCCCAAGGTTGATGGTTTAGAGTTTCTTGAAAAAGCAAGGGAGAGCAATCCTGATCTGCCCATCATTATGATCTCGGGACATGGTACAATTGAAACGGCTGTTGAGGCAGTTAAGAAAGGTGCTTTTGATTATGTTGCCAAACCACCAGATCTCAACCGTTTACTCATCACCATCCGTAATGCCATGGATAAGCAATCTCTGGTAACGGAAACAAAAGTGCTGAAAAGGAAAGTAAGCAAGGTGCAGGAAATGATTGGTGACAGCATTGCGCTGAAAAAAATAAAAGACACCATTGATAAAGTTGCGCCTACAGATGCAAGGGTCTTGATCACCGGCGAAAATGGTTCAGGAAAAGAACTGGTTGCAAGATGGATGCATGAAAAGAGCAACCGTTCTAACGGACCGATTGTTGAAGTAAACTGTGCGGCCATCCCGGGCGAGTTGATCGAAAGCGAATTGTTCGGTCACGAAAAAGGATCTTTTACTTCAGCCATTAAACAACGCATCGGCAAATTTGAACAGGCAAACGGAGGCACTTTATTTCTTGATGAAATTGGTGATATGAGTTTAAATGCACAGGCTAAAGTATTGCGTGCATTACAGGAAAGCAAGATTACGAGAGTAGGTGGTGAAAAAGATATTACGGTTGATGTACGTGTTATCGCCGCTACCAATAAAGATTTACTGAAAGAAGTGGAAGCAAAGAATTTCAGACTCGATCTGTATCACCGGTTGAGTGTAATCATTATTCATGTTCCTTCTTTAAACGAACGCAGGGAAGATATTCCATTACTTACTGATCATTTTTTACAGCAGGTGGCTGATGACTACGGTCAGGCAAAAAAAGCAATTGATAAAAATGCAATAGAAGCTTTGCAGAAACATAACTGGAGCGGCAATATCCGTGAGTTTAGAAATGTAATTGAACGGCTAGTGATCTTATCAGGCAAAACAATTACTGAAGAAGACGTGTTTAATTTTGTGATTCCGAGAGCATGA
- a CDS encoding alpha/beta hydrolase, whose product MSRRVYCISGLGASEQVFSKLNLPCTELIVLKWLIPNLHESFADYSRRMFEQVTEENPVLMGVSFGGMTCIEMANQFPVQKLILISNHQNKKDLPLWMNGTGKLNLHRLIRPRPHPILYPVENFFLGAESKEDKQIANTFRKEVNPEYLQWAIHQIVSWKNVTIPQNYIHIHGTGDRLFPIRNVKADYVIRKGGHFMVYNKAVEISAIINRELELIQ is encoded by the coding sequence ATGAGCCGGAGAGTTTACTGCATCAGCGGATTAGGAGCAAGCGAACAGGTGTTTTCAAAACTCAATTTACCCTGTACAGAACTGATTGTATTAAAATGGCTGATTCCAAATCTGCATGAATCCTTTGCTGATTATTCCCGCAGGATGTTTGAGCAGGTAACAGAAGAAAACCCTGTACTGATGGGCGTATCCTTTGGCGGTATGACCTGTATTGAAATGGCCAATCAATTTCCTGTACAAAAGCTGATTCTTATTTCCAACCATCAAAACAAAAAAGATCTGCCTCTCTGGATGAATGGAACAGGTAAATTGAATCTGCACCGATTAATCAGGCCACGGCCACATCCAATTCTATATCCTGTTGAAAATTTTTTTCTTGGTGCAGAAAGCAAGGAAGATAAACAAATCGCCAATACATTCAGAAAAGAGGTGAACCCGGAATACCTGCAATGGGCCATCCACCAAATTGTGAGCTGGAAGAATGTAACAATTCCGCAAAACTATATACATATACATGGAACTGGGGACCGGCTTTTCCCGATCAGGAATGTAAAAGCTGATTATGTGATCCGGAAAGGCGGGCATTTCATGGTGTATAATAAAGCCGTTGAAATCAGCGCCATCATTAACCGGGAACTGGAGTTGATTCAGTAA